From Granulicella sp. WH15, the proteins below share one genomic window:
- a CDS encoding FliI/YscN family ATPase: protein MTTLEPYFSSLAERPAWRWRGRVVQANNQTVESEGPLCSVGECCEIIDSSGHRHLAEVIGFRGSHVISMSLHAIQGIQYGDSVVAVGLEPSFGVGEQMLGRIFDGIGATLDGLPVPRARTLWPLDGDVPKPMQRLPIHESLQTGLRVIDGLLTVGRGQRVGIFGGSGVGKSTLIGMMTRNTAADLTVVGLVGERGREVREFVEDSLGPKGRRRSVVLVSTSDQSPLLRMRAAMAATAVAEFYAARGKHVLLVLDSLTRYAMAAREVGLAAGEPPASKGYTPSVFTRLAKLVERAGNFETGSITAFYTVLMEGDDQQDPIVDAVRSFLDGHIVLSRSLASAGRYPPVDVLDSLSRLMPAVATREHRERSSLVRRLLSAHARSEDLVRIGAYKPGTDEELDRAIRAMPAMRNFLEQGSSEQVSMEESIGGLRDMVL, encoded by the coding sequence TTGACGACGCTGGAGCCATACTTCAGCAGCTTGGCCGAGCGGCCTGCTTGGCGTTGGCGCGGCCGCGTCGTGCAGGCGAATAACCAGACCGTGGAGTCGGAGGGGCCGCTCTGCTCGGTCGGTGAATGCTGCGAGATCATCGACTCCTCCGGCCATCGTCATCTCGCCGAGGTGATCGGCTTTCGCGGCTCGCACGTCATTTCCATGTCGCTTCATGCTATTCAGGGGATTCAGTACGGCGATAGCGTTGTCGCTGTCGGCCTGGAGCCGAGTTTTGGTGTCGGAGAGCAGATGCTGGGCCGCATCTTCGACGGCATAGGAGCGACGCTCGACGGCCTGCCTGTGCCGCGTGCCCGCACCTTGTGGCCTCTCGATGGTGATGTACCCAAGCCTATGCAGCGACTGCCCATACATGAGTCGTTGCAGACGGGACTCCGTGTTATCGACGGCCTACTCACCGTGGGTCGAGGGCAACGTGTCGGTATCTTTGGCGGCTCAGGCGTGGGTAAGAGCACGCTCATTGGCATGATGACGCGTAACACTGCCGCGGATCTCACCGTGGTTGGCCTAGTGGGCGAGCGTGGTCGCGAGGTCCGTGAGTTTGTTGAAGATTCTCTGGGGCCGAAGGGAAGAAGACGTTCCGTCGTGCTTGTATCCACCAGCGATCAAAGCCCTCTGCTGCGTATGCGCGCGGCCATGGCCGCTACCGCTGTGGCTGAGTTCTATGCTGCCCGAGGCAAGCACGTTCTTTTGGTCCTCGACTCTCTGACTCGCTACGCCATGGCGGCCCGCGAGGTGGGGTTAGCTGCTGGTGAGCCGCCCGCAAGCAAGGGCTATACTCCCAGCGTCTTCACCCGCCTGGCCAAGCTGGTCGAGCGTGCGGGTAATTTCGAGACCGGAAGTATCACGGCGTTCTACACCGTTCTGATGGAGGGCGACGATCAGCAGGACCCCATTGTTGACGCAGTACGTTCGTTCCTTGATGGCCATATCGTCCTCTCGCGCTCACTGGCGTCTGCGGGGCGGTATCCTCCGGTCGATGTCCTCGACTCGCTTAGTCGACTTATGCCCGCGGTCGCTACCAGGGAACATCGTGAGCGCTCCAGTCTCGTCCGCCGTCTGCTCTCTGCTCATGCGCGCTCCGAAGACCTCGTTCGCATTGGAGCCTACAAGCCCGGCACCGATGAAGAGTTGGACCGCGCCATTCGTGCGATGCCTGCGATGCGTAATTTTCTTGAGCAGGGAAGCAGCGAGCAAGTTTCGATGGAGGAGAGCA
- a CDS encoding FliH/SctL family protein has product MSLQSEATVERGFEYLFAITSESDGVQHLIPSIPSELSVLAFHAVDAARDEPVVAAVVEPEPALPDPVQQIRTMIDVAREEAATEARQQLEAQLKDETEARVLLERQRITDLCESFAHDRQQYFATVEDQVVRLALAIAARVLHREAKANPVLLADTVKAALARVEESSGTTLRVPPDELSLWSNVFPQGAEPLVHLSADARMKPGDCVLETNIGRVDLGIDVQLEEIDRGFSEPSSVASHGLSEVQD; this is encoded by the coding sequence ATGAGTCTGCAATCTGAGGCGACGGTCGAGAGGGGGTTCGAGTATCTCTTCGCAATTACCTCTGAGAGTGACGGAGTGCAGCACCTCATCCCGTCTATACCCAGTGAGCTCTCGGTGCTAGCGTTTCACGCGGTTGACGCTGCTCGCGATGAGCCTGTCGTTGCAGCCGTCGTCGAGCCTGAGCCTGCGCTGCCTGATCCTGTCCAGCAGATTCGCACCATGATCGACGTTGCCCGCGAAGAGGCTGCGACGGAGGCGCGCCAACAGCTCGAAGCCCAGCTTAAAGACGAGACCGAGGCCCGCGTTCTACTCGAGCGGCAGCGAATCACTGATCTCTGCGAGAGCTTTGCCCACGACCGGCAACAGTACTTCGCGACAGTTGAAGATCAGGTCGTCCGGCTTGCACTTGCCATCGCTGCCCGCGTCCTGCATCGTGAAGCTAAGGCGAACCCGGTGCTTCTTGCAGATACGGTCAAGGCTGCGCTCGCGCGCGTAGAAGAGAGCAGCGGTACGACCCTGCGGGTCCCTCCCGATGAGCTGAGTCTGTGGTCAAATGTCTTTCCTCAGGGTGCAGAGCCACTCGTTCATCTCTCTGCCGATGCGCGTATGAAGCCCGGGGATTGCGTGCTCGAAACCAACATCGGCCGCGTCGATCTCGGCATTGATGTTCAGTTGGAAGAGATAGACCGAGGGTTTTCGGAGCCATCTTCGGTTGCATCTCATGGCCTCTCTGAGGTGCAGGATTGA
- the fliG gene encoding flagellar motor switch protein FliG, with the protein MATPASALTNNAAPYLLPAQAGFVASDLPGLRKAAILVMALGEEVASTLFQSLSEVNVQKVTDEITSLGDVPAVQLQQVLTEFYGLLETQQYMVRGGPEYALKLLTDAFGPARAKQMLAQVQQMRERSSGDLAMLQKMDPLQLSKFLESEHPQTVALVLAHLDAQRGSVVLMNLSSGMRVEAVRRLAEMRQFSPEVAQKVALVLHRHMASLGSGGRKSYAGFKAVAELLNRLDQNDSKGILEQIEQKEPQVAIEIRVLMFTFEDLITVPQSSIRELVSAADKKMLAMALKGAKESIRAHLFKAMSSRAAEMLKEDMDVLGPVRARDVGGAQQELLALATKLEAEGKMILRMEAGDESAI; encoded by the coding sequence ATGGCAACCCCCGCGTCCGCTCTGACGAACAATGCCGCCCCCTATCTGTTGCCCGCTCAAGCAGGCTTCGTAGCCTCCGATCTTCCCGGCCTGCGCAAGGCCGCCATCCTGGTGATGGCGCTTGGCGAAGAGGTCGCGAGCACGCTCTTTCAGAGTCTCTCCGAGGTCAACGTCCAGAAGGTCACCGACGAGATCACCAGTCTTGGCGATGTACCCGCTGTCCAACTCCAGCAGGTACTCACCGAGTTCTATGGCCTCTTGGAGACCCAGCAGTATATGGTCCGTGGAGGCCCGGAGTATGCGCTCAAGCTGCTTACGGATGCCTTCGGACCGGCGAGGGCAAAGCAGATGCTCGCACAGGTTCAGCAGATGCGCGAGCGTTCGAGCGGCGACCTGGCCATGTTGCAGAAGATGGATCCGCTGCAACTCAGCAAGTTTCTTGAGAGTGAGCATCCGCAGACTGTTGCACTCGTGCTCGCCCATCTCGATGCTCAGCGCGGCTCGGTGGTGCTGATGAACTTGAGCTCGGGAATGCGCGTCGAGGCAGTGCGCCGACTCGCCGAGATGCGTCAGTTCTCGCCGGAGGTGGCGCAGAAGGTTGCCCTGGTTCTCCATCGCCATATGGCTTCGCTTGGCTCCGGCGGACGCAAGTCCTATGCGGGTTTTAAGGCTGTGGCCGAGCTGCTCAACCGTCTCGACCAGAACGACAGCAAGGGTATCCTCGAGCAGATCGAGCAGAAGGAGCCGCAGGTCGCGATTGAAATTCGCGTCCTGATGTTCACCTTCGAAGACCTCATTACGGTGCCGCAGTCCAGCATCCGCGAGCTGGTGAGCGCGGCCGATAAGAAGATGCTGGCTATGGCTCTCAAGGGCGCGAAGGAGAGTATCCGTGCGCATCTTTTCAAGGCCATGAGCTCGCGTGCGGCCGAGATGCTGAAGGAAGACATGGACGTGCTCGGCCCGGTACGCGCCAGAGATGTCGGTGGGGCGCAGCAAGAGCTGCTTGCGTTGGCCACGAAGCTTGAGGCCGAGGGCAAGATGATTCTGAGAATGGAGGCCGGCGATGAGTCTGCAATCTGA